The following are from one region of the Vicugna pacos chromosome 9, VicPac4, whole genome shotgun sequence genome:
- the ATP1A1 gene encoding sodium/potassium-transporting ATPase subunit alpha-1 — protein sequence MGKGVGRDKYEPAAVSEHGDKKKAKKERDMDELKKEVSMDDHKLSLDELHRKYGTDLSRGLTTARAAEILARDGPNALTPPPTTPEWVKFCRQLFGGFSMLLWIGAILCFLAYGIQAATEEEPQNDNLYLGVVLSAVVIITGCFSYYQEAKSSKIMESFKNMVPQQALVIRNGEKMSINAEDVVVGDLVEVKGGDRIPADLRIISANGCKVDNSSLTGESEPQTRSPDFTNENPLETRNIAFFSTNCVEGTARGIVVYTGDRTVMGRIATLASGLEGGQTPIAAEIEHFIHIITGVAVFLGVTFFILSLILEYTWLEAVIFLIGIIVANVPEGLLATVTVCLTLTAKRMARKNCLVKNLEAVETLGSTSTICSDKTGTLTQNRMTVAHMWFDNQIHEADTTENQSGVSFDKTSATWLALSRIAGLCNRAVFQANQENLPILKRAVAGDASESALLKCIELCCGSVKEMRERYAKIVEIPFNSTNKYQLSIHKNLNTAEPRHLLVMKGAPERILDRCSSILIHGKEQPLDEELKDAFQNAYLELGGLGERVLGFCHLLLPDEQFPEGFQFDTDDVNFPLDNLCFVGLISMIDPPRAAVPDAVGKCRSAGIKVIMVTGDHPITAKAIAKGVGIISEGNETVEDIAARLNIPVSQVNPRDAKACVVHGSDLKDMTSEQLDDILKYHTEIVFARTSPQQKLIIVEGCQRQGAIVAVTGDGVNDSPALKKADIGVAMGIAGSDVSKQAADMILLDDNFASIVTGVEEGRLIFDNLKKSIAYTLTSNIPEITPFLIFIIANIPLPLGTVTILCIDLGTDMVPAISLAYEQAESDIMKRQPRNPKTDKLVNERLISMAYGQIGMIQALGGFFTYFVILAENGFLPIHLLGIRVDWDDRWVNDVEDSYGQQWTYEQRKIVEFTCHTAFFVSIVVVQWADLVICKTRRNSVFQQGMKNKILIFGLFEETALAAFLSYCPGMGVALRMYPLKPTWWFCAFPYSLLIFVYDEVRKLIIRRRPGGWVEKETYY from the exons GTTGGACGCGATAAATATGAACCCGCCGCTGTTTCAGAGCATGGCGACAAAAAGAAGGCCAAGAAAGAGAGGGATATGGATGAGCTGAAGAAGGAAGTTTCCATG GATGACCATAAACTTAGCCTTGATGAGCTTCATCGCAAATACGGGACAGACTTGAGCCGG GGCTTAACAACCGCTCGAGCTGCTGAGATTCTGGCCCGCGACGGCCCCAACGCCCTCACTCCCCCTCCCACGACTCCCGAATGGGTCAAGTTCTGTCGACAGCTGTTCGGGGGTTTCTCAATGTTACTGTGGATTGGAGCAATTCTTTGTTTCCTGGCCTATGGCATCCAAGCTGCTACAGAAGAGGAGCCTCAAAATGATAAT CTGTATCTCGGTGTGGTGCTGTCAGCTGTCGTCATCATAACTGGTTGTTTCTCCTACTATCAAGAAGCTAAGAGCTCAAAGATCATGGAGTCCTTCAAAAACATGGTTCCTCAG CAAGCCCTCGTGATTCGAAATGGTGAAAAAATGAGCATAAACGCAGAGGACGTTGTAGTGGGGGATCTGGTGGAAGTGAAAGGAGGGGATCGAATCCCTGCTGATCTCAGAATCATATCTGCAAACGGCTGCAAG GTGGACAACTCCTCACTCACGGGTGAATCAGAGCCACAGACTAGGTCTCCGGATTTCACCAATGAAAACCCCCTGGAGACGAGGAACATTGCCTTTTTTTCAACCAACTGCGTGGAAG GCACCGCACGTGGCATCGTCGTGTACACTGGGGATCGCACCGTGATGGGCAGAATCGCCACGCTGGCTTCTGGACTGGAAGGAGGCCAGACTCCCATCGCTGCGGAAATCGAGCACTTTATCCATATCATCACGGGTGTGGCCGTGTTCCTGGGCGTGACCTTCTTCATCCTTTCTCTGATCCTGGAGTACACCTGGCTTGAGGCCGTCATCTTCCTCATCGGTATCATTGTAGCCAATGTGCCCGAAGGTTTGCTGGCCACTGTCACG GTGTGCCTGACGCTGACCGCCAAGCGCATGGCCAGGAAGAACTGCTTAGTGAAGAACTTGGAGGCCGTGGAAACCCTGGGCTCCACATCCACCATCTGCTCAGACAAAACCGGAACTCTGACCCAAAACCGGATGACGGTGGCCCACATGTGGTTCGACAATCAAATCCACGAAGCCGACACGACAGAGAATCAGAGTG GTGTCTCGTTCGACAAGACCTCAGCCACCTGGCTCGCTCTGTCCAGAATTGCAGGTCTTTGTAACAGGGCGGTGTTTCAGGCTAACCAGGAGAACCTCCCTATCCTGAAG CGGGCAGTCGCAGGCGATGCCTCTGAGTCCGCGCTCTTGAAGTGCATTGAGCTGTGCTGTGGATCCGTGAAGGAGATGAGAGAAAGATACGCCAAAATCGTTGAGATACCCTTCAACTCCACCAATAAGTACCAG TTGTCCATTCATAAGAACCTCAACACAGCTGAGCCCCGGCACCTGCTGGTGATGAAAGGTGCTCCGGAAAGGATCTTGGACCGCTGCAGCTCCATCCTCATCCACGGCAAGGAGCAGCCCCTGGATGAGGAGCTGAAAGATGCCTTCCAGAATGCCTACCTGGAGCTGGGCGGCCTTGGAGAGCGAGTTCTGG GTTTCTGCCACCTTCTCCTGCCAGACGAACAGTTTCCCGAAGGGTTCCAGTTTGACACCGATGATGTGAATTTCCCTCTGGATAACCTCTGCTTCGTGGGGCTCATCTCCATGATCGACCCGCCGAGGGCTGCCGTCCCTGACGCCGTGGGCAAGTGCCGAAGCGCCGGAATCAAG GTCATCATGGTCACTGGGGACCACCCCATCACAGCCAAAGCCATTGCCAAAGGTGTGGGCATCATCTCGGAAGGCAATGAGACCGTGGAAGACATTGCTGCCCGCCTCAACATCCCAGTGAGCCAGGTGAACCCCAG GGATGCCAAGGCCTGCGTGGTACATGGAAGCGATCTGAAGGACATGACTTCTGAGCAGCTGGATGACATTCTGAAGTACCACACTGAGATCGTGTTCGCCAGGACCTCTCCGCAGCAGAAGCTTATCATTGTGGAAGGCTGCCAGAGACAG GGCGCTATCGTGGCCGTCACTGGCGACGGGGTCAACGACTCTCCAGCTCTGAAGAAGGCGGACATTGGGGTGGCCATGGGGATCGCTGGCTCCGACGTGTCTAAGCAGGCGGCCGACATGATTCTCCTGGACGACAACTTTGCCTCAATTGTGACTGGAGTAGAGGAAG gtcgtCTGATCTTTGATAACTTGAAGAAATCCATTGCCTACACCCTCACCAGTAACATTCCAGAAATCACCCCCTTCCTGATATTTATTATTGCAAACATTCCACTGCCCCTGGGGACAGTCACCATCCTCTGCATCGACTTGGGCACGGACATG gtCCCTGCCATCTCCCTGGCTTATGAGCAAGCGGAAAGTGACATCATGAAGAGACAGCCCAGAAACCCCAAAACTGACAAACTCGTGAACGAGCGGCTGATCAGCATGGCCTACGGACAGATCG GTATGATCCAGGCCCTGGGGGGCTTCTTCACTTACTTTGTGATTCTGGCCGAGAACGGCTTCCTCCCAATTCACCTGCTGGGCATCCGAGTGGACTGGGATGACCGCTGGGTCAACGACGTGGAGGACAGCTACGGGCAGCAGTGG ACCTACGAGCAGAGGAAAATCGTGGAGTTCACCTGCCACACGGCCTTCTTCGTCAGTATCGTGGTGGTGCAGTGGGCCGACCTGGTCATCTGCAAGACCAGGAGGAACTCGGTCTTCCAGCAGGGAATGAA GAACAAGATCTTAATATTTGGCCTCTTCGAAGAAACGGCCCTGGCTGCCTTCCTTTCCTACTGCCCTGGAATGGGGGTGGCCCTGAGGATGTATCCCCTCAA ACCTACCTGGTGGTTCTGTGCCTTCCCCTACTCTCTTCTCATCTTCGTGTATGATGAAGTCAGAAAACTCATCATCAGGCGACGCCCTGGCG GCTGGGTGGAGAAGGAAACCTACTACTAG